A single region of the Xiphophorus maculatus strain JP 163 A chromosome 3, X_maculatus-5.0-male, whole genome shotgun sequence genome encodes:
- the LOC102235527 gene encoding hemicentin-1-like isoform X3 produces the protein MFVFIWLIVSLPTGNGALQWKEFCQQEGYCVSFNEDEIRAEAGLCAVIPCSFTSFFVPEHIIWYKCEKSEDNCAKSVPVFHSGENEKNIQPMFKGRVSLLNLNMTEKNCSMVINDLQKSDSGSYQVRVVGKGTGEAFTYLAKAKLSLAGLNQKPSVMIPPLTEGQQASLTCTAPGLCSGSPPKITWMWRGEGEKDSYIIGNITALKTENLTAFTKRHVSTLTFNASADHHNTSITCKVNFIGDININETVTLNVTYARKPQISGRSKVKEGNELNLNCSVDSFPPSVITWTKSRKQAEQQSHNVSKKRGSSKICQRQKRSCLFSVTNVTTEDAGLYICTSKHLNNTQRETITVTVTYARKPQISGRTTVMEGDNLNLTCSVDSVPPSVIKWTKSGIETKWQDNILSKVESRQVYLLEKSGRVSFSFMNVTTEEAGRYICTATYQNESMTEEVHVKVTYLRKPRISGRTTVKEGDDLNLTCGADSFPLSDINWTKTESKTHQQHSNSSSAFIITENTKRKDGNGSLSKTNVTAEDARLYICTAKHLTNNLTEQIKVTVTYDFKNATVEEDLLNLNCSVDSFQPLVVIWTKSGTEASLKIDSLSKAFTVHVLYELANVPFPITNETMEDAERYICTATYQNSTMEEKIHIVTNIRKPQISVRTTADEEEALNLTCTADSFPSSVINLTILEKSNLQIKISMILQNSSENLKQEQSGTDTLFINSVKAKDAGLYICTAKVQNITLTEEINVTVTYRRRPQIIGSQTIKEGDALNLTCSVDSVPPSLIVWTKNSLSILPSNRTSSPSNNGSTTLVVFNMTVKDSGRYICTITYENITETKYIDINVIWSPKVLNGSGCVLRPDSLTCVCLSAGFPLPTIQWPLLKDHTEYSITSIVSNHTVNSTVTITVESHGNISVECVSSNENGEAKKNLTVLWAKEEVSKQTTNSEKKFMLEIIIAFLVGFLLAPVICCLLMKFYRIKRKNSADEGESLEMVTPLMSNGQAVQGREKKEALAGAPEATNGPKELIYARIDFSFLNRIPTKRIKSSENKNTEYAEIKANKAKGHQVEMINCVQEEKEEAEEPVYAKVEDLVEES, from the exons atgtttgttttcatctggtTAATCGTGTCTCTCCCTACTGGCAACG GTGCATTACAATGGAAAGAGTTCTGTCAACAGGAAGgttattgtgtttctttcaaTGAGGATGAAATAAGAGCAGAAGCTGGACTCTGTGCTGTGATACCATGCTCTTTCACATCTTTCTTTGTACCCGAACATATTATTTggtataaatgtgaaaaatctgaGGACAATTGTGCCAAATCTGTCCCTGTATTTCACTCTGGCGAGAACGAGAAAAACATTCAACCTATGTTCAAAGGTCGTGTGTCACTGCTGAACCTGAACATGACTGAGAAGAACTGCAGCATGGTGATCAATGATCTTCAGAAATCTGATTCTGGATCATATCAAGTCCGAGTTGTGGGAAAAGGAACAGGAGAAGCATTTACATATCTTGCAAAAGCAAAACTCTCGTTAGCAG GTCTGAACCAAAAGCCCTCAGTGATGATTCCTCCACTGACTGAGGGACAGCAGGCCTCTCTGACCTGCACTGCTCCTGGTCTCTGCTCTGGGTCTCCTCCTAAAATCACCTGGATGTggagaggagaaggagagaaagatTCTTACATCATAGGAAACATTACtgctttaaaaacagagaaTCTGACTGCTTTCACAAAGAGACATGTCTCAACTCTGACCTTTAATGCATCAGCTGATCACCACAACACCAGTATAACCTGCAAAGTCAACTTCATAGGCgacataaatataaatgagaCTGTGACTCTGAATGTGACAT ATGCAAGAAAACCTCAGATCTCTGGTAGATCAAAAGTTAAAGAAGGAAatgaactgaatctgaactgCAGTGTGGACAGTTTCCCTCCATCAGTTATCACATGGACTAAATCTAGAAAACAAGCCGAACAGCAGAGTCACAATGTATCTAAAAAGCGTGGCAGCAGTAAAATCTGTCAGCGACAAAAAAGAAGTTGCTTGTTTTCCGTCACTAATGTGACAACAGAAGATGCTGGTCTTTATATCTGCACATCAAAACATCTGAACAACACTCAGAGAGAAACAATTACTGTAACAGTGACAT ATGCAAGAAAACCTCAGATCTCTGGCCGGACAACAGTCATGGAGGGAGACAATCTGAATCTGACCTGCAGTGTTGACAGTGTTCCTCCATCAGTTATCAAGTGGACTAAATCTGGAATAGAAACCAAATGGCAGGACAACATTTTAAGCAAAGTAGAAAGCAGACAAGTCTACCTGCTGGAAAAAAGTGGACGTGTCTCTTTTTCCTTCATGAATGTAACAACAGAAGAAGCTGGACGTTACATTTGTACAGCAACGTATCAGAATGAAAGCATGACGGAAGAAGTCCATGTTAAAGTGACTT ACCTCAGAAAACCTCGGATCTCTGGTAGAACAACAGTAAAAGAGGGAGATGATCTGAATCTGACCTGCGGTGCTGACAGCTTCCCTCTCTCAGATATCAACTGGACTAAAACAGAATCAAAAACTCACCAGCAGCACAGCAATTCATCTAGTGCTTTCATCATCACTGAAAACACTAAGAGGAAAGATGGCAATGGTTCTTTGTCCAAAACTAATGTGACAGCAGAAGATGCAAGGCTTTACATCTGTACTGCAAAACACCTGACCAATAATCTAACAGAACAAATCAAAGTAACAGTAACGT ATGATTTCAAAAATGCAACTGTGGAGGAAGATCTTCTGAATCTGAATTGCAGTGTTGACAGTTTTCAGCCACTAGTTGTCATATGGACTAAATCTGGAACAGAAGCAAGTCTAAAAATAGACTCTTTAAGTAAAGCATTTACTGTCCATGTGCTGTATGAACTGGCAAATGTCCCTTTTCCCATCACGAATGAAACAATGGAAGACGCAGAGCGCTACATTTGTACAGCGACATATCAGAACAGTACCATGGAAGAAAAAATCCATATAGTGACTA ACATAAGAAAACCTCAAATCTCTGTCAGAACAACAGCTGATGAGGAAGAGGCTCTGAATCTGACCTGCACTGCTGACAGTTTTCCCTCCTCAGTTATCAACTTGACCATATTAGAAAAAAGCAACCTGCAGATTAAAATTTCAATGATACTGCAAAACAGCAGTGAAAATCTCAAGCAAGAACAAAGTGGAACGGACACTTTGTTCATCAATAGCGTTAAAGCAAAAGATGCAGGCCTTTACATCTGCACAGCAAAAGTCCAAAATATAACTCTAACAGAAGAAATCAATGTAACTGTTACAT ATAGAAGGAGGCCTCAGATCATTGGAAGCCAAACAATAAAGGAAGGAGATGCTCTGAATCTGACCTGCAGTGTTGACAGTGTTCCTCCATCACTCATCGTGTGGACTAAAAATTCACTCAGCATACTTCCAAGCAACAGAACTAGTTCCCCCAGCAACAATGGATCTACTACTCTTGTCGTCTTCAACATGACAGTAAAAGATTCTGGACGATACATCTGCACAATAACCTATGAGAACATCACTGAGACTAAATATATTGACATAAATGTGATTt GGTCTCCAAAGGTGCTGAATGGTTCTGGATGTGTGCTTCGGCCAGACAGTTTGACCTGTGTGTGTCTTAGTGCGGGATTTCCTCTACCTACCATCCAATGGCCATTACTGAAAGACCACACTGAGTACTCCATCACCAGCATTGTGTCAAACCACACTGTCAACAGCACTGTTACCATAACTGTTGAGAGCCATGGCAACATCAGTGTCGAATGCGTTAGCAGCAATGAAAATggggaagcaaaaaaaaacctcacagtCCTCTGGGCAAAAGAAGAAG TAAGCAAGCAAACaactaattcagaaaaaaagttcaTGCTGGAAATCATCATTGCCTTTTTGGTTGGGTTCCTTCTTGCACCTGTCATCTGCTGTTTGTTGATGAAATTCTACAG AATAAAACGGAAGAACTCTGCAGATGAGGGTGAATCTCTGGAGATGGTTACGCCACTG ATGTCGAATGGCCAAGCTGTTcaagggagagaaaagaaagaagcttTGGCAGGAGCTCCTGAAGCTACCAATGGTCCAAAGGAATTGATTTATGCCAGAATTGACTTTTCCTTTCTAAACCGGATTCCCACAAAACGGATAAAGagttcagaaaacaaaaacacagaatatgcAGAAATCAAGGCAAACAAGGCAAAAGGTCATCAAGTGGAGATGATAAACTGTGTCcaagaagagaaagaagaggCTGAGGAACCAGTGTATGCAAAAGTGGAGGATTTAGTTGAGGAGAGTTGA
- the LOC102235527 gene encoding vascular cell adhesion protein 1-like isoform X2, producing MFVFIWLIVSLPTGNGALQWKEFCQQEGYCVSFNEDEIRAEAGLCAVIPCSFTSFFVPEHIIWYKCEKSEDNCAKSVPVFHSGENEKNIQPMFKGRVSLLNLNMTEKNCSMVINDLQKSDSGSYQVRVVGKGTGEAFTYLAKAKLSLAGLNQKPSVMIPPLTEGQQASLTCTAPGLCSGSPPKITWMWRGEGEKDSYIIGNITALKTENLTAFTKRHVSTLTFNASADHHNTSITCKVNFIGDININETVTLNVTYARKPQISGRTTVMEGDNLNLTCSVDSVPPSVIKWTKSGIETKWQDNILSKVESRQVYLLEKSGRVSFSFMNVTTEEAGRYICTATYQNESMTEEVHVKVTYIRKPQISGRTTVMEGEDLNLTCSVDSVPPSVITWTKYGTEINCQDNILSKADNSTVVYGQEKSGNVSVSIMNVTAKEAGCYICTATYQNDSMIENIHVKVNYLRKPRISGRTTVKEGDDLNLTCGADSFPLSDINWTKTESKTHQQHSNSSSAFIITENTKRKDGNGSLSKTNVTAEDARLYICTAKHLTNNLTEQIKVTVTYDFKNATVEEDLLNLNCSVDSFQPLVVIWTKSGTEASLKIDSLSKAFTVHVLYELANVPFPITNETMEDAERYICTATYQNSTMEEKIHIVTNIRKPQISVRTTADEEEALNLTCTADSFPSSVINLTILEKSNLQIKISMILQNSSENLKQEQSGTDTLFINSVKAKDAGLYICTAKVQNITLTEEINVTVTYRRRPQIIGSQTIKEGDALNLTCSVDSVPPSLIVWTKNSLSILPSNRTSSPSNNGSTTLVVFNMTVKDSGRYICTITYENITETKYIDINVIWSPKVLNGSGCVLRPDSLTCVCLSAGFPLPTIQWPLLKDHTEYSITSIVSNHTVNSTVTITVESHGNISVECVSSNENGEAKKNLTVLWAKEEVSKQTTNSEKKFMLEIIIAFLVGFLLAPVICCLLMKFYRIKRKNSADEGESLEMVTPLMSNGQAVQGREKKEALAGAPEATNGPKELIYARIDFSFLNRIPTKRIKSSENKNTEYAEIKANKAKGHQVEMINCVQEEKEEAEEPVYAKVEDLVEES from the exons atgtttgttttcatctggtTAATCGTGTCTCTCCCTACTGGCAACG GTGCATTACAATGGAAAGAGTTCTGTCAACAGGAAGgttattgtgtttctttcaaTGAGGATGAAATAAGAGCAGAAGCTGGACTCTGTGCTGTGATACCATGCTCTTTCACATCTTTCTTTGTACCCGAACATATTATTTggtataaatgtgaaaaatctgaGGACAATTGTGCCAAATCTGTCCCTGTATTTCACTCTGGCGAGAACGAGAAAAACATTCAACCTATGTTCAAAGGTCGTGTGTCACTGCTGAACCTGAACATGACTGAGAAGAACTGCAGCATGGTGATCAATGATCTTCAGAAATCTGATTCTGGATCATATCAAGTCCGAGTTGTGGGAAAAGGAACAGGAGAAGCATTTACATATCTTGCAAAAGCAAAACTCTCGTTAGCAG GTCTGAACCAAAAGCCCTCAGTGATGATTCCTCCACTGACTGAGGGACAGCAGGCCTCTCTGACCTGCACTGCTCCTGGTCTCTGCTCTGGGTCTCCTCCTAAAATCACCTGGATGTggagaggagaaggagagaaagatTCTTACATCATAGGAAACATTACtgctttaaaaacagagaaTCTGACTGCTTTCACAAAGAGACATGTCTCAACTCTGACCTTTAATGCATCAGCTGATCACCACAACACCAGTATAACCTGCAAAGTCAACTTCATAGGCgacataaatataaatgagaCTGTGACTCTGAATGTGACAT ATGCAAGAAAACCTCAGATCTCTGGCCGGACAACAGTCATGGAGGGAGACAATCTGAATCTGACCTGCAGTGTTGACAGTGTTCCTCCATCAGTTATCAAGTGGACTAAATCTGGAATAGAAACCAAATGGCAGGACAACATTTTAAGCAAAGTAGAAAGCAGACAAGTCTACCTGCTGGAAAAAAGTGGACGTGTCTCTTTTTCCTTCATGAATGTAACAACAGAAGAAGCTGGACGTTACATTTGTACAGCAACGTATCAGAATGAAAGCATGACGGAAGAAGTCCATGTTAAAGTGACTT ATATTAGAAAACCTCAAATCTCTGGCAGAACAACAGTTATGGAGGGAGAAGATCTGAATCTGACCTGCAGTGTTGACAGTGTTCCTCCATCAGTTATTACATGGACTAAATATGGAACAGAAATCAATTGTCAGGACAATATTTTAAGTAAAGCAGATAACAGCACAGTAGTCTACGGACaggaaaaaagtggaaatgtCTCTGTTTCCATCATGAATGTAACAGCAAAAGAAGCTGGATGTTACATTTGTACAGCAACATATCAGAATGACAGCATGATAGAGAACATCCATGTTAAAGTGAACT ACCTCAGAAAACCTCGGATCTCTGGTAGAACAACAGTAAAAGAGGGAGATGATCTGAATCTGACCTGCGGTGCTGACAGCTTCCCTCTCTCAGATATCAACTGGACTAAAACAGAATCAAAAACTCACCAGCAGCACAGCAATTCATCTAGTGCTTTCATCATCACTGAAAACACTAAGAGGAAAGATGGCAATGGTTCTTTGTCCAAAACTAATGTGACAGCAGAAGATGCAAGGCTTTACATCTGTACTGCAAAACACCTGACCAATAATCTAACAGAACAAATCAAAGTAACAGTAACGT ATGATTTCAAAAATGCAACTGTGGAGGAAGATCTTCTGAATCTGAATTGCAGTGTTGACAGTTTTCAGCCACTAGTTGTCATATGGACTAAATCTGGAACAGAAGCAAGTCTAAAAATAGACTCTTTAAGTAAAGCATTTACTGTCCATGTGCTGTATGAACTGGCAAATGTCCCTTTTCCCATCACGAATGAAACAATGGAAGACGCAGAGCGCTACATTTGTACAGCGACATATCAGAACAGTACCATGGAAGAAAAAATCCATATAGTGACTA ACATAAGAAAACCTCAAATCTCTGTCAGAACAACAGCTGATGAGGAAGAGGCTCTGAATCTGACCTGCACTGCTGACAGTTTTCCCTCCTCAGTTATCAACTTGACCATATTAGAAAAAAGCAACCTGCAGATTAAAATTTCAATGATACTGCAAAACAGCAGTGAAAATCTCAAGCAAGAACAAAGTGGAACGGACACTTTGTTCATCAATAGCGTTAAAGCAAAAGATGCAGGCCTTTACATCTGCACAGCAAAAGTCCAAAATATAACTCTAACAGAAGAAATCAATGTAACTGTTACAT ATAGAAGGAGGCCTCAGATCATTGGAAGCCAAACAATAAAGGAAGGAGATGCTCTGAATCTGACCTGCAGTGTTGACAGTGTTCCTCCATCACTCATCGTGTGGACTAAAAATTCACTCAGCATACTTCCAAGCAACAGAACTAGTTCCCCCAGCAACAATGGATCTACTACTCTTGTCGTCTTCAACATGACAGTAAAAGATTCTGGACGATACATCTGCACAATAACCTATGAGAACATCACTGAGACTAAATATATTGACATAAATGTGATTt GGTCTCCAAAGGTGCTGAATGGTTCTGGATGTGTGCTTCGGCCAGACAGTTTGACCTGTGTGTGTCTTAGTGCGGGATTTCCTCTACCTACCATCCAATGGCCATTACTGAAAGACCACACTGAGTACTCCATCACCAGCATTGTGTCAAACCACACTGTCAACAGCACTGTTACCATAACTGTTGAGAGCCATGGCAACATCAGTGTCGAATGCGTTAGCAGCAATGAAAATggggaagcaaaaaaaaacctcacagtCCTCTGGGCAAAAGAAGAAG TAAGCAAGCAAACaactaattcagaaaaaaagttcaTGCTGGAAATCATCATTGCCTTTTTGGTTGGGTTCCTTCTTGCACCTGTCATCTGCTGTTTGTTGATGAAATTCTACAG AATAAAACGGAAGAACTCTGCAGATGAGGGTGAATCTCTGGAGATGGTTACGCCACTG ATGTCGAATGGCCAAGCTGTTcaagggagagaaaagaaagaagcttTGGCAGGAGCTCCTGAAGCTACCAATGGTCCAAAGGAATTGATTTATGCCAGAATTGACTTTTCCTTTCTAAACCGGATTCCCACAAAACGGATAAAGagttcagaaaacaaaaacacagaatatgcAGAAATCAAGGCAAACAAGGCAAAAGGTCATCAAGTGGAGATGATAAACTGTGTCcaagaagagaaagaagaggCTGAGGAACCAGTGTATGCAAAAGTGGAGGATTTAGTTGAGGAGAGTTGA
- the LOC102235527 gene encoding hemicentin-1-like isoform X1 yields the protein MFVFIWLIVSLPTGNGALQWKEFCQQEGYCVSFNEDEIRAEAGLCAVIPCSFTSFFVPEHIIWYKCEKSEDNCAKSVPVFHSGENEKNIQPMFKGRVSLLNLNMTEKNCSMVINDLQKSDSGSYQVRVVGKGTGEAFTYLAKAKLSLAGLNQKPSVMIPPLTEGQQASLTCTAPGLCSGSPPKITWMWRGEGEKDSYIIGNITALKTENLTAFTKRHVSTLTFNASADHHNTSITCKVNFIGDININETVTLNVTYARKPQISGRSKVKEGNELNLNCSVDSFPPSVITWTKSRKQAEQQSHNVSKKRGSSKICQRQKRSCLFSVTNVTTEDAGLYICTSKHLNNTQRETITVTVTYARKPQISGRTTVMEGDNLNLTCSVDSVPPSVIKWTKSGIETKWQDNILSKVESRQVYLLEKSGRVSFSFMNVTTEEAGRYICTATYQNESMTEEVHVKVTYIRKPQISGRTTVMEGEDLNLTCSVDSVPPSVITWTKYGTEINCQDNILSKADNSTVVYGQEKSGNVSVSIMNVTAKEAGCYICTATYQNDSMIENIHVKVNYLRKPRISGRTTVKEGDDLNLTCGADSFPLSDINWTKTESKTHQQHSNSSSAFIITENTKRKDGNGSLSKTNVTAEDARLYICTAKHLTNNLTEQIKVTVTYDFKNATVEEDLLNLNCSVDSFQPLVVIWTKSGTEASLKIDSLSKAFTVHVLYELANVPFPITNETMEDAERYICTATYQNSTMEEKIHIVTNIRKPQISVRTTADEEEALNLTCTADSFPSSVINLTILEKSNLQIKISMILQNSSENLKQEQSGTDTLFINSVKAKDAGLYICTAKVQNITLTEEINVTVTYRRRPQIIGSQTIKEGDALNLTCSVDSVPPSLIVWTKNSLSILPSNRTSSPSNNGSTTLVVFNMTVKDSGRYICTITYENITETKYIDINVIWSPKVLNGSGCVLRPDSLTCVCLSAGFPLPTIQWPLLKDHTEYSITSIVSNHTVNSTVTITVESHGNISVECVSSNENGEAKKNLTVLWAKEEVSKQTTNSEKKFMLEIIIAFLVGFLLAPVICCLLMKFYRIKRKNSADEGESLEMVTPLMSNGQAVQGREKKEALAGAPEATNGPKELIYARIDFSFLNRIPTKRIKSSENKNTEYAEIKANKAKGHQVEMINCVQEEKEEAEEPVYAKVEDLVEES from the exons atgtttgttttcatctggtTAATCGTGTCTCTCCCTACTGGCAACG GTGCATTACAATGGAAAGAGTTCTGTCAACAGGAAGgttattgtgtttctttcaaTGAGGATGAAATAAGAGCAGAAGCTGGACTCTGTGCTGTGATACCATGCTCTTTCACATCTTTCTTTGTACCCGAACATATTATTTggtataaatgtgaaaaatctgaGGACAATTGTGCCAAATCTGTCCCTGTATTTCACTCTGGCGAGAACGAGAAAAACATTCAACCTATGTTCAAAGGTCGTGTGTCACTGCTGAACCTGAACATGACTGAGAAGAACTGCAGCATGGTGATCAATGATCTTCAGAAATCTGATTCTGGATCATATCAAGTCCGAGTTGTGGGAAAAGGAACAGGAGAAGCATTTACATATCTTGCAAAAGCAAAACTCTCGTTAGCAG GTCTGAACCAAAAGCCCTCAGTGATGATTCCTCCACTGACTGAGGGACAGCAGGCCTCTCTGACCTGCACTGCTCCTGGTCTCTGCTCTGGGTCTCCTCCTAAAATCACCTGGATGTggagaggagaaggagagaaagatTCTTACATCATAGGAAACATTACtgctttaaaaacagagaaTCTGACTGCTTTCACAAAGAGACATGTCTCAACTCTGACCTTTAATGCATCAGCTGATCACCACAACACCAGTATAACCTGCAAAGTCAACTTCATAGGCgacataaatataaatgagaCTGTGACTCTGAATGTGACAT ATGCAAGAAAACCTCAGATCTCTGGTAGATCAAAAGTTAAAGAAGGAAatgaactgaatctgaactgCAGTGTGGACAGTTTCCCTCCATCAGTTATCACATGGACTAAATCTAGAAAACAAGCCGAACAGCAGAGTCACAATGTATCTAAAAAGCGTGGCAGCAGTAAAATCTGTCAGCGACAAAAAAGAAGTTGCTTGTTTTCCGTCACTAATGTGACAACAGAAGATGCTGGTCTTTATATCTGCACATCAAAACATCTGAACAACACTCAGAGAGAAACAATTACTGTAACAGTGACAT ATGCAAGAAAACCTCAGATCTCTGGCCGGACAACAGTCATGGAGGGAGACAATCTGAATCTGACCTGCAGTGTTGACAGTGTTCCTCCATCAGTTATCAAGTGGACTAAATCTGGAATAGAAACCAAATGGCAGGACAACATTTTAAGCAAAGTAGAAAGCAGACAAGTCTACCTGCTGGAAAAAAGTGGACGTGTCTCTTTTTCCTTCATGAATGTAACAACAGAAGAAGCTGGACGTTACATTTGTACAGCAACGTATCAGAATGAAAGCATGACGGAAGAAGTCCATGTTAAAGTGACTT ATATTAGAAAACCTCAAATCTCTGGCAGAACAACAGTTATGGAGGGAGAAGATCTGAATCTGACCTGCAGTGTTGACAGTGTTCCTCCATCAGTTATTACATGGACTAAATATGGAACAGAAATCAATTGTCAGGACAATATTTTAAGTAAAGCAGATAACAGCACAGTAGTCTACGGACaggaaaaaagtggaaatgtCTCTGTTTCCATCATGAATGTAACAGCAAAAGAAGCTGGATGTTACATTTGTACAGCAACATATCAGAATGACAGCATGATAGAGAACATCCATGTTAAAGTGAACT ACCTCAGAAAACCTCGGATCTCTGGTAGAACAACAGTAAAAGAGGGAGATGATCTGAATCTGACCTGCGGTGCTGACAGCTTCCCTCTCTCAGATATCAACTGGACTAAAACAGAATCAAAAACTCACCAGCAGCACAGCAATTCATCTAGTGCTTTCATCATCACTGAAAACACTAAGAGGAAAGATGGCAATGGTTCTTTGTCCAAAACTAATGTGACAGCAGAAGATGCAAGGCTTTACATCTGTACTGCAAAACACCTGACCAATAATCTAACAGAACAAATCAAAGTAACAGTAACGT ATGATTTCAAAAATGCAACTGTGGAGGAAGATCTTCTGAATCTGAATTGCAGTGTTGACAGTTTTCAGCCACTAGTTGTCATATGGACTAAATCTGGAACAGAAGCAAGTCTAAAAATAGACTCTTTAAGTAAAGCATTTACTGTCCATGTGCTGTATGAACTGGCAAATGTCCCTTTTCCCATCACGAATGAAACAATGGAAGACGCAGAGCGCTACATTTGTACAGCGACATATCAGAACAGTACCATGGAAGAAAAAATCCATATAGTGACTA ACATAAGAAAACCTCAAATCTCTGTCAGAACAACAGCTGATGAGGAAGAGGCTCTGAATCTGACCTGCACTGCTGACAGTTTTCCCTCCTCAGTTATCAACTTGACCATATTAGAAAAAAGCAACCTGCAGATTAAAATTTCAATGATACTGCAAAACAGCAGTGAAAATCTCAAGCAAGAACAAAGTGGAACGGACACTTTGTTCATCAATAGCGTTAAAGCAAAAGATGCAGGCCTTTACATCTGCACAGCAAAAGTCCAAAATATAACTCTAACAGAAGAAATCAATGTAACTGTTACAT ATAGAAGGAGGCCTCAGATCATTGGAAGCCAAACAATAAAGGAAGGAGATGCTCTGAATCTGACCTGCAGTGTTGACAGTGTTCCTCCATCACTCATCGTGTGGACTAAAAATTCACTCAGCATACTTCCAAGCAACAGAACTAGTTCCCCCAGCAACAATGGATCTACTACTCTTGTCGTCTTCAACATGACAGTAAAAGATTCTGGACGATACATCTGCACAATAACCTATGAGAACATCACTGAGACTAAATATATTGACATAAATGTGATTt GGTCTCCAAAGGTGCTGAATGGTTCTGGATGTGTGCTTCGGCCAGACAGTTTGACCTGTGTGTGTCTTAGTGCGGGATTTCCTCTACCTACCATCCAATGGCCATTACTGAAAGACCACACTGAGTACTCCATCACCAGCATTGTGTCAAACCACACTGTCAACAGCACTGTTACCATAACTGTTGAGAGCCATGGCAACATCAGTGTCGAATGCGTTAGCAGCAATGAAAATggggaagcaaaaaaaaacctcacagtCCTCTGGGCAAAAGAAGAAG TAAGCAAGCAAACaactaattcagaaaaaaagttcaTGCTGGAAATCATCATTGCCTTTTTGGTTGGGTTCCTTCTTGCACCTGTCATCTGCTGTTTGTTGATGAAATTCTACAG AATAAAACGGAAGAACTCTGCAGATGAGGGTGAATCTCTGGAGATGGTTACGCCACTG ATGTCGAATGGCCAAGCTGTTcaagggagagaaaagaaagaagcttTGGCAGGAGCTCCTGAAGCTACCAATGGTCCAAAGGAATTGATTTATGCCAGAATTGACTTTTCCTTTCTAAACCGGATTCCCACAAAACGGATAAAGagttcagaaaacaaaaacacagaatatgcAGAAATCAAGGCAAACAAGGCAAAAGGTCATCAAGTGGAGATGATAAACTGTGTCcaagaagagaaagaagaggCTGAGGAACCAGTGTATGCAAAAGTGGAGGATTTAGTTGAGGAGAGTTGA